A part of Haloarchaeobius sp. HME9146 genomic DNA contains:
- a CDS encoding ArgE/DapE family deacylase, translating into MTAFAGYDEELRAFLEELLRFDTTDGGELAAQRWLREQFESFGFETYEWVADADELAAHPSFPDDPAEIETVARPSVAGVVELGDPEAGPTIVLNGHVDVVPATESAWDTDPFEPTWNGSEVTARGAADMKSGLAVAVFVARHLAEVGEFDGRIVVESVAGEEEGGIGAAAAALSNPYPFDRDAAIVTEPTELDVVTAVEGSVMMELRLEGRSAHAATRWRGESVLPHFETIRRAFAELEAEREERVTHPLYEEFPIKWPVSFGTVQAGNWASAVPDELVAQVRIGVAPGETVADVEAEFRERLESVAEESEWLSEHPPEFERFSIQFESAEVDPEEPVVGAVQAAAAAAGLEREPRGATYGADSRHYEEAGIPTVLFGPGSIEQAHFPNETIDFEDVLTAGSVLVDAVERFCRENQR; encoded by the coding sequence ATGACCGCATTCGCCGGCTACGACGAGGAGTTGCGGGCGTTTCTCGAGGAGCTGTTGCGATTCGACACGACCGATGGGGGTGAACTCGCGGCCCAGCGCTGGCTTCGCGAGCAGTTCGAGTCGTTCGGGTTCGAGACGTACGAGTGGGTGGCCGACGCGGACGAACTGGCCGCACACCCGTCGTTCCCGGACGACCCTGCCGAGATCGAGACGGTGGCCCGGCCGAGCGTCGCGGGTGTGGTCGAGCTCGGGGACCCGGAGGCGGGGCCGACCATCGTCCTGAACGGGCACGTCGACGTGGTGCCGGCGACCGAGAGCGCGTGGGACACGGACCCCTTCGAGCCGACGTGGAACGGGTCCGAGGTGACGGCACGGGGCGCGGCGGACATGAAATCGGGGCTTGCGGTGGCGGTGTTCGTGGCCCGCCATCTCGCCGAAGTGGGCGAGTTCGACGGGCGAATCGTGGTCGAATCCGTCGCCGGCGAGGAGGAGGGTGGTATCGGGGCGGCCGCGGCGGCACTGTCGAACCCGTACCCGTTCGACCGGGACGCAGCCATCGTCACCGAGCCGACCGAACTGGACGTGGTGACGGCGGTCGAGGGGAGCGTGATGATGGAACTCCGGCTGGAGGGCCGGTCCGCGCACGCGGCGACGCGCTGGCGCGGCGAGTCGGTGCTCCCGCACTTCGAGACCATTCGGCGGGCCTTCGCGGAGCTGGAGGCCGAGCGCGAGGAGCGCGTGACCCACCCACTGTACGAGGAGTTCCCCATCAAGTGGCCGGTGAGCTTCGGGACGGTCCAGGCGGGCAACTGGGCGTCGGCGGTTCCCGACGAGCTGGTCGCACAGGTCCGTATCGGCGTCGCCCCGGGTGAGACGGTCGCCGACGTGGAGGCCGAGTTCCGCGAGCGCCTCGAATCGGTCGCCGAGGAGAGCGAGTGGCTCAGCGAACACCCGCCCGAGTTCGAGCGCTTCTCCATCCAGTTCGAGTCGGCCGAGGTCGACCCCGAGGAGCCGGTCGTCGGGGCGGTCCAGGCCGCGGCCGCGGCGGCAGGACTGGAGCGCGAGCCACGCGGCGCGACCTACGGGGCGGACAGCCGACACTACGAGGAAGCAGGCATTCCGACGGTGCTGTTCGGGCCGGGAAGCATCGAGCAGGCGCACTTCCCGAACGAGACCATCGACTTCGAGGACGTGCTGACGGCGGGGTCGGTACTGGTCGATGCAGTCGAGCGGTTCTGCCGCGAGAATCAGCGGTAG
- a CDS encoding methyl-accepting chemotaxis protein → MAEDTDSSGIPTPWGWVRRSYARKLGFALLGAVLLMLVAGYLVQAQTAAEVKQDAEGDLSLAAQVQANELDQWIKGNKRQARTVSELYELQTDDPEQIQPKLKELVNDGQVSDEVVAIHYVDTSKGQVITSSKDKFVGVKPAKQGAPFVSKLKEGFESPDEVYVSKPFSIPVADFPVVAVLTPVPRVDNRVVVFMINPTGETTELEQPVAEGFTRVVTTDGTVVASPESGANLTDQNQQLVLDRAAGNPSGVEETQDGELVGYASLDSTNWVVLIHAPTSNAYALTSTVREGLGGLIAVALVSLGLVGVTIGRSTTKSLRSLAGGARQMRDGDLDADIESKRTDEIGTLAATLAEMRDSLREQITEAKEAREAADRRRREAEQMNRHLEQKATEYGDTLSAIAKGDLTQRMNTQSESEAMEQIATDFNAMVAGMEKTLNHINAFATDVAAASEQVVAGAEEVQQSSQQVTASTQQISDGAEEQSNRFQEVSQEMSDLSATIEEVAVSSNEVADIAELTAETGNRGREAAQEAIAGMREIEEKSERAVDAIESLEAEMEQIDELIEFISEVADQTNMLGLNANIEATRSGMSGEGFSVVAQQVKDLAQDTKEAVQSIEGSLENLQDETDRTAHEVQTTAASIETHVDAVENAVDALDEIAEYARKTNDGVQEISTVAERQSMTTQEVVSMVEDAASIAEETTAETESVAAATEEQTSALSSVTKNANGLAKQARQLSDALDRFETDVDGQAAATETPADRQLEDSPTPSGED, encoded by the coding sequence ATGGCGGAAGACACAGACAGCTCCGGCATCCCGACGCCGTGGGGATGGGTGCGCCGGAGCTACGCCAGAAAGCTCGGGTTCGCGCTCCTCGGAGCCGTCCTGCTCATGCTGGTCGCCGGCTACCTCGTCCAGGCCCAGACCGCGGCCGAGGTCAAACAGGACGCCGAGGGCGACCTGTCGCTTGCCGCCCAGGTGCAGGCGAACGAACTCGACCAGTGGATCAAGGGGAACAAACGCCAGGCCCGGACCGTCTCTGAGTTGTACGAACTCCAGACGGACGACCCCGAACAGATACAACCGAAGTTGAAAGAACTCGTGAACGACGGCCAGGTCTCCGACGAGGTCGTCGCCATCCACTACGTCGACACCTCGAAGGGCCAGGTCATCACGAGTTCGAAGGACAAGTTCGTCGGCGTCAAGCCCGCGAAACAGGGCGCGCCGTTCGTCTCGAAACTCAAGGAGGGCTTCGAGAGCCCCGACGAAGTGTACGTCTCGAAGCCGTTCAGCATCCCCGTCGCTGACTTCCCCGTCGTCGCCGTGCTCACGCCGGTGCCGCGGGTCGACAACCGCGTCGTCGTGTTCATGATCAACCCGACCGGGGAAACGACCGAGCTCGAACAGCCGGTCGCCGAGGGCTTCACCCGCGTCGTGACGACCGACGGAACCGTCGTCGCATCACCCGAGAGCGGGGCCAACCTCACCGACCAGAACCAGCAACTGGTCCTCGACCGGGCGGCGGGCAACCCCTCCGGTGTCGAGGAGACACAGGACGGTGAACTGGTCGGCTACGCGTCGCTCGACTCGACGAACTGGGTCGTCCTCATCCACGCCCCCACATCGAACGCCTACGCGCTGACTTCGACCGTCCGCGAGGGACTCGGCGGCCTCATCGCCGTCGCACTGGTCTCGCTCGGTCTGGTCGGCGTCACCATCGGCCGCAGCACCACGAAGTCGTTGCGCTCGCTGGCCGGCGGTGCCCGCCAGATGCGTGACGGCGACCTCGACGCCGACATCGAGTCCAAGCGGACCGACGAGATCGGCACACTCGCCGCGACGCTCGCGGAGATGCGCGACTCGCTCCGCGAACAGATCACGGAGGCGAAGGAGGCCCGCGAGGCCGCCGACCGCCGCCGCCGCGAGGCCGAGCAGATGAACCGCCACCTGGAGCAGAAGGCGACCGAGTACGGTGACACCCTCTCGGCCATCGCCAAGGGTGACCTCACCCAGCGGATGAACACCCAGAGCGAGAGCGAGGCGATGGAGCAGATCGCGACCGACTTCAACGCGATGGTCGCCGGGATGGAGAAGACCCTGAACCACATCAACGCGTTCGCGACCGACGTCGCCGCCGCGAGTGAACAGGTGGTCGCCGGGGCCGAAGAGGTCCAGCAGTCCAGTCAGCAGGTCACGGCCTCCACCCAGCAGATATCCGACGGTGCCGAGGAACAGAGCAACCGCTTCCAGGAGGTCTCACAGGAGATGAGTGACCTCTCTGCCACCATCGAGGAGGTCGCCGTCTCCTCGAACGAGGTCGCAGACATCGCCGAACTGACGGCCGAGACCGGGAACCGCGGCCGGGAGGCCGCACAGGAGGCCATCGCCGGGATGCGCGAGATAGAGGAGAAGTCCGAGCGCGCCGTCGACGCCATCGAATCGCTCGAGGCCGAGATGGAGCAGATCGACGAGCTCATCGAGTTCATCTCCGAGGTCGCCGACCAGACCAACATGCTCGGGCTGAACGCCAACATCGAGGCGACCCGCTCCGGGATGTCCGGGGAAGGGTTCTCCGTCGTCGCCCAGCAGGTCAAAGACCTCGCCCAGGACACGAAGGAAGCGGTCCAGTCCATCGAAGGCAGCCTCGAGAACCTGCAGGACGAGACCGACCGCACCGCACACGAGGTGCAGACGACCGCAGCCAGCATCGAGACGCACGTCGATGCCGTCGAGAACGCGGTCGACGCACTCGACGAGATCGCCGAGTACGCCCGCAAGACGAACGACGGCGTCCAGGAGATCTCGACCGTGGCGGAGCGCCAGTCCATGACGACCCAGGAGGTCGTCTCGATGGTCGAAGACGCCGCGAGTATCGCCGAAGAGACCACCGCCGAGACCGAGAGCGTCGCCGCAGCGACCGAGGAACAGACCTCGGCGCTGTCCTCGGTGACGAAGAACGCGAACGGCCTCGCCAAGCAGGCGAGACAGCTGAGCGACGCGCTCGACCGCTTCGAGACCGACGTCGACGGCCAGGCCGCAGCCACGGAGACGCCTGCCGACCGACAGCTCGAAGACTCACCGACGCCGAGCGGCGAGGACTGA
- a CDS encoding Tat pathway signal protein has product MPCPHSRSTDDEDHGIERREFMKTALAIGGTSAMFAAKARGEPVLQGSTEGLPERQYAWNDFMPKNGLTGLAKTPAHHLQLLLDYTGDGTPTEDDREQVEAALRTLEDAYEWDNEGLMFTIGYSLSYFDRFDEDLPEGTGMRPPEDIIDETDIASSGQITADHADAHLHLASKHAHVLLEAEEALFGAVDEVNGVDVETDLSGVFEKTDRRTGFIGNPKERWDEDLQGKNPIEEGASVFFGFKSLFTDSQPSEDDVAIQEGPFADGTTEQVSLLLDNNVKQWYNKHDIEERIERMYSPSHTLDETGRFGRELAPTSAPSDEKSMGEAATETAEDAEEKGVVGHAQKLARARVDDPDWEDGRPLLLRRDFPSTDGGRAHTQFISNQRSIDDFISVRKAMAFVDWNADDPDPAESEVQLKDHGIQGHFKVQSRGTYLVPPRDLRALPPANP; this is encoded by the coding sequence ATGCCCTGTCCACACAGCAGGTCGACGGATGACGAAGACCACGGGATAGAACGGCGCGAGTTCATGAAGACCGCACTCGCCATCGGTGGGACCAGTGCGATGTTCGCGGCCAAGGCCCGCGGGGAACCGGTGCTCCAGGGAAGCACCGAGGGCCTGCCGGAACGGCAGTACGCCTGGAACGACTTCATGCCGAAGAACGGGCTGACCGGCCTCGCGAAGACGCCGGCGCACCACCTCCAGCTCCTGCTGGACTACACCGGCGACGGCACCCCGACCGAGGACGACCGCGAGCAGGTCGAAGCCGCGCTCCGGACGCTCGAAGACGCCTACGAGTGGGACAACGAGGGCCTGATGTTCACCATCGGGTACTCCCTGTCGTACTTCGACCGGTTCGACGAGGACCTCCCGGAGGGGACCGGGATGCGGCCGCCCGAGGACATCATCGACGAGACCGACATCGCCAGTAGCGGGCAGATAACGGCCGACCACGCCGACGCCCACCTGCATCTCGCCAGCAAGCACGCCCACGTGCTGCTGGAGGCCGAGGAGGCGCTGTTCGGGGCCGTCGACGAGGTGAACGGTGTCGACGTCGAGACCGACCTCTCGGGCGTGTTCGAGAAGACGGACCGCCGGACCGGCTTCATCGGGAACCCGAAGGAACGGTGGGACGAGGACCTCCAGGGCAAGAACCCCATCGAGGAGGGCGCGTCCGTCTTCTTCGGCTTCAAGTCGCTGTTCACCGACAGCCAGCCGAGCGAGGACGACGTGGCCATCCAGGAGGGGCCCTTCGCCGACGGCACCACCGAGCAGGTGTCGCTGCTGCTCGACAACAACGTCAAGCAGTGGTACAACAAGCACGACATCGAAGAGCGCATCGAGCGGATGTACAGCCCGAGCCACACCCTCGACGAGACGGGCAGGTTCGGCCGCGAACTCGCACCGACGAGTGCCCCCAGCGACGAGAAGTCGATGGGAGAGGCCGCCACGGAGACCGCCGAGGACGCCGAGGAGAAGGGCGTCGTCGGCCACGCACAGAAGCTGGCCCGCGCCCGTGTCGACGACCCCGACTGGGAGGACGGCCGGCCGCTGCTCCTGCGCCGTGACTTCCCCTCGACGGACGGTGGTCGCGCCCACACCCAGTTCATCTCGAACCAGCGAAGCATCGACGACTTCATCAGCGTCAGGAAGGCGATGGCGTTCGTCGACTGGAACGCCGACGACCCCGACCCGGCCGAGTCCGAGGTCCAGCTGAAAGACCACGGTATCCAGGGCCACTTCAAGGTGCAGAGCCGTGGAACCTACCTGGTGCCGCCGCGTGACCTTCGCGCGTTGCCCCCGGCCAACCCGTGA